One window of the Podospora pseudopauciseta strain CBS 411.78 chromosome 4, whole genome shotgun sequence genome contains the following:
- a CDS encoding hypothetical protein (COG:S; EggNog:ENOG503P40U): MPSHHHYPSSPKLPPSSDDEFSFSEVQSTTPSRPPPSSRQQSQVQYPPSKPKTPITHNAAPSSPDDPETKEATLQRELQGVRAINTAIESIISTLERAKGNMVTVSQTVTNASTLLNTWTRILSQTEHNQRLILNPNWKGASGDIADMEHEALLKQQEEERRAREAERRREEARRKAEEEERKRAAGTVSAGSGTTRGRGLARGTTTGRGRGAGLVRSTSSAGRTTTGTGIARGGTSTSSRGTSGIGRGGFGYGRVGAPGTRGAKKET; encoded by the exons AtgccctcccaccaccactatccctcctcccccaaactacccccctcctcagaCGATGAATTCTCCTTCTCCGAAGtccaatccaccaccccctcccgtccacccccttcttcccgcCAGCAATCCCAGGTCCaataccccccctccaaaccaaaaacccccatcacccacaATGccgccccctcatccccggACGACCCGGAAACAAAAGAAGCAACCCTCCAACGCGAACTCCAAGGCGTCCGTGCAATCAACACAGCCATCGAATCCATAATCTCAACCCTCGAACGAGCAAAAGGCAACATGGTT ACCGTCTCCCAAACCGTCACCAAcgcctccaccctcctcaacacctgGACCCGCATCCTCTCCCAAACCGAACACAACCAACGCCTGATCCTCAACCCAAACTGGAAAGGCGCATCAGGCGACATAGCCGACATGGAGCACGAAGCCCTCCTCaaacagcaagaagaggagcgcAGAGCAAGAGAggcagagaggaggagggaggaggcgaggaggaaggctgaggaggaggaaagaaagCGCGCTGCTGGGACGGTGTCAGCAGGTAGTGGGACgacaagggggagggggttggctAGGGGGACCACGacgggaagagggaggggggccggGTTGGTTAGGAGCACCTCTTCTGCTGGGAGGACTACAACCGGAACTGGGATTGCCAGGGGGGGGACTAGTACCTCCTCGAGAGGGACGAGCgggattgggagggggggttttgggTATGGGCGGGTTGGGGCGCCCGGGACGAGGGGGGCTAAGAAGGAGACTTGA
- a CDS encoding hypothetical protein (EggNog:ENOG503P2TP) encodes MAEIMEPPYPATPSPSSRVRTPPAPHLGYSDSYEPYTPRKSSRIANRAANRTPSPRVPSSRRQHQQHSDQPEETSDGSPKSINQKKKSTMGTPSLSPQKKRIAAMDSPRRTLTAASVSDAASALGFTKKSAGLLAPRTTVASSSTGMLITPAKTPQKPPTEESKAKVEAFARTLFRAEDEVMPSPRRVRTQAHTLDSFTEQGSDESFHIHVDSHERIPEVDRSIDNPFYVEPSRAPAPSAPRRSQRQMVSVPGEGQITIEEAIQREDGLVTVFRGKKQFHLFKKRASENIEGGLESAVEAPVRRLTRASVKPRLLFPVAKPDVPAISIEDEEAETDIEDHVVEEAAQTLPITPAEAVEKVPGTPEAPRFAPASPPTTVRATRKKATPTAASRGKQASKQATIKGWRQTKAGVSPTTTSQKRSAEPLPVAGPSKRARI; translated from the exons ATGGCGGAAATCATGGAGCCACCCTACCCGGCGACTCCTTCTCCCAGCTCCAGAGTCAGAACTCCTCCTGCCCCTCACCTGGGCTACTCCGACTCCTACGAGCCTTACACTCCTCGCAAGTCATCCCGTATTGCCAACCGCGCTGCCAACCgaactccctctcccagaGTTCCATCATCGCGTCgccaacaccagcaacatTCCGACCAGCCCGAGGAAACTTCAGACGGTTCTCCCAAGTCAATcaaccaaaagaagaagtcgaCCATGGGCACACCAAGCCTTTCCCCTCAAAAGAAGCGCATCGCCGCCATGGATTCTCCTCGTCGCACCCTCACCGCCGCCAGTGTTTCCGATGCCGCCTCTGCCCTTGGCTTCACCAAGAAGTCAGCCGGCCTTCTTGCGCCTCGCACCACCgtcgccagcagcagcaccggGATGCTAATCACCCCCGCCAAGACACCCCAGAAGCCTCCTACCGAGGAGTCCAAGGCCAAGGTGGAAGCGTTTGCCCGCACCCTGTTCcgcgccgaggatgaggtcaTGCCCTCCCCTAGAAGGGTCCGCACCCAGGCCCACACGTTGGACAGCTTCACTGAGCAAGGCTCGGATGAGTCGTTCCATATCCACGTCGACTCGCATGAGCGCATTCCCGAGGTCGACCGCAGCATTGACAACCCCTTCTATGTCGAGCCCTCAAGGGCCCCTGCCCCCTCGGCTCCTCGCCGCAGCCAGCGCCAGATGGTCAGTGTTCCCGGCGAAGGCCAGATCACAATTGAAGAGGCCATTCAGCGCGAGGATGGTTTGGTCACCGTATT CCGTGGCAAGAAGCAATTCCACCTCTTCAAGAAGCGCGCCTCAGAGAATATCGAGGGTGGTTTGGAAAGTGCTGTCGAGGCGCCCGTGAGAAGACTCACCCGCGCCAGTGTCAAGCCCAGACTCCTCTTCCCTGTTGCCAAGCCCGATGTGCCCGCCATCTCGattgaagatgaagaggcgGAGACTGACATCGAGGACCACGTGGTTGAGGAAGCCGCCCAAACTCTCCCAATCACCCCAGCCGAAGCAGTCGAGAAGGTTCCCGGTACGCCCGAGGCCCCGCGTTTTGCTCCAGCCTCGCCGCCCACCACAGTGCGTGCCACTCGCAAGAAGGCCACGCCAACAGCGGCGTCGAGGGGCAAGCAAGCCAGCAAGCAAGCCACCATTAAGGGCTGGCGCCAAACCAAGGCTGGCGTTTCCCCCACGACCACCAGCCAGAAACGGTCTGCAGAGCCTCTGCCTGTGGCCGGCCCATCAAAGCGTGCTAGGATTTGA
- a CDS encoding hypothetical protein (EggNog:ENOG503Q3FN; COG:S) produces the protein MARTRSKGGPASTSADKTVSTTTKAASTSTYTLSAESTNPPKLFVLPKNTSSSVRIITLENPRYGNPTRYLVCPETGSFYEFTKAAPPNKSTPRSWLLSSEKSEKEPALESQTIQSPDLYLATPYDPLFLLLPVLFKSSSNSKSDNLQRQYLSLDDYLDLIPNTDRHFSEILTLPNSHVEKVLEARLASVCDLVEMGDDKMYRPNESKLSTIILSKASKMAEHLPPSMEEKFIKKALEAPVMGVVKDQPPPPPPPTTSTSSPEETASPSASESQSTVTTSSGTTPSTAVTTPATEEAPEPTFAPAITASPATISLQRLRTSLNFILSSYLPPFLSKTVLSSLPSETFTELEEYLTKLSKLRTEAAASRNLDINGGKRARDEDDDERLEKKRKMEQEEKVKKANTSRGVKQLAKVNTAGMMKLSAFFKKA, from the coding sequence ATGGCGCGAACACGATCAAAAGGCGGCCCTGCCTCGACGAGCGCCGATAAAACCGTTTCGACAACAACCAAAGCCGCCTCAACATCTACATATACTCTGTCCGCCGAGTCAACCAACCCACCGAAGctcttcgtcctccccaagaacacctcctcctcagtacgcatcatcaccctcgagAACCCTCGATATGGCAATCCAACCCGATATCTCGTCTGCCCAGAAACCGGCTCCTTCTACGAGTTCACCAAAGCCGCACCCCCAAACAAATCCACCCCCCGAAGCTGGCTGCTCTCAAGCGAGAAATCCGAAAAGGAGCCCGCTCTGGAATCTCAAACCATTCAATCTCCCGACCTCTACCTCGCAACCCCCTACGACCCCTtatttctcctcctcccagtcctcttcaagtcctcctccaactccaaatCCGACAACCTACAACGTCAATACCTCTCCCTAGACGACTACCTAGACCTAATCCCTAACACAGACCGGCACTTCTCCGagatcctcaccctccccaacagccACGTCGAAAAAGTCCTCGAAGCCCGTCTAGCCAGCGTATGCGACCTTGTCGAAATGGGCGACGACAAAATGTACCGCCCCAACGAATCCAAactctccaccatcatcctctccaaagcCAGCAAAATGGCCGagcacctccccccaagcaTGGAAGAGAAGTTTATCAAAAAGGCGTTGGAGGCGCCAGTCATGGGGGTAGTCAAagaccaaccaccaccaccaccaccaccaaccacctccacctcttccccagaaGAAACCGCTTCCCCATCCGCCTCAGAGTCCCAATCTaccgtcaccaccagcagtggtacaaccccctcaacagccGTCACAACCCCAGCCACCGAAGAAGCCCCCGAACCAACTTTTGCCCCAGCAATAACCGCCTCCCCagccaccatctccctccaacGACTGCGCACATCCCTCAACTTTATCCTTTCGTCctacctccccccttttctctccaAAACCGTGCTATCATCCCTTCCATCTGAAACGTTCACAGAATTGGAGGAGTATCTGACAAAATTGTCCAAACTCCGGACTGAAGCGGCTGCTTCGAGAAATCTTGACATTAATGGAGGGAAACGCGCCagggacgaggacgatgatgagaggctggagaagaagcgcaAGATGGAGCAGGAGGAAAAAGTGAAGAAGGCGAATACGAGCAGGGGGGTGAAGCAGCTGGCCAAGGTTAATACCGCGGGGATGATGAAATTGTCTGCGTTTTTTAAGAAGGCTTAG